From a region of the Eretmochelys imbricata isolate rEreImb1 chromosome 6, rEreImb1.hap1, whole genome shotgun sequence genome:
- the LOC144266934 gene encoding LOW QUALITY PROTEIN: up-regulator of cell proliferation-like (The sequence of the model RefSeq protein was modified relative to this genomic sequence to represent the inferred CDS: inserted 2 bases in 2 codons): MPAVIKKRRTLQGILFKLKLKKYRSRKLTLCDLQEISPESLKDWTAQTLGDLPWHFLRKVMALNGTARNTSLGHGELEDEXSHEDEEELHIDDYFCFSDAEMEVSLHPIDVLCAVLLCSDNFLQQEILSKMSMCQFALPLLLPALDSPKCTLMLWAMRDIVRKWRPHSLAESRGFREESLVFTSMSTISFVRMGSCSFSKSKLLNEVLSPSQQHHDFFVHWDMESGNIPREIADGLVEISWYFPNGSKSSDLFSEPIAVTNLHGDIELHWLQFNFLMKISTLMFIFVERLSEREYILLSSLKEAGTNLYFMLGSEAEKSKDMLGFLKKLVLDLKLRKSHLLFKQSTTNQAEFVKKLRTTIGRITTFPHRRVTMEDMAEASRELGIQVDEDCKECQSSSKCVKEISAEIKDVAKYKREMLRLQGDLGKTVAKVEKELCRMRKPRTTHLEKYESELKEKLVALHQEKNQWDLTDGLVQFINGIACLSQMERCYFLKWLKLSLDHITRGNLASLKAEYKEKCKTSGNNPQELAELSKLIAARSLGSEHFMRELGQFYEAEHSRVKQSKITESQKQFICLPGIAADLMLEGFPMELINGDASNIPLQWVTDVLTELHAKLGGRSRMLVLTVLGVQSTGKSTLLNTMFGLQFSVSSGRRTRGAFMSLIQVAENFQQDLGCDFILVIDTEGLKAPELARLEDSYEHDNEMATLVVGLSDITMVNMAMENATKMKDVLQIVVHAFLRMEEIGHKPNYQFVHQNVSDVSAHEQNVRDRKHLLEQLDEMTKAAVRMEKQIKAMAISDIMDYDPEKHNWYIPGLWHGVPPVAPVNIGYSESMCELKNYLFEFTKSCSAKRSLKDISQLIERLRSLWNTIKHEHFSFSFKSSLVDEVYNQLSMNYAEWEWGFRKEMHLWVSEKETFILNQPVADLNFSVFKNIALEKLQCGEQKIMDCLQQYFARKASDLHVMEKYKEDFIRSTKTLKNDLKTHVFSKCEEAILIQIGRLKSHNIQINYMKIIEGEIDQLLANCRRSTKQLDDKKLESKFETVCHETSLCPLQNCQVDGNMEAQLRNDLMNQRIAIPEVLQGAGSLKDYRMNSFKMKSKYLEKWLIRRAGLHKDSYLQKAKDIAKSLMDQCQDYIKEKVISKTDYDKAYCRELLCMINERLQEADVWKCYTNAFFEVDLKLHILGEAAHEFRKMHEVFIQENNPQKHLEKFEPEYLSQFKDLYLGKDSCQKRVRDFCEHCLKPALVDYVKKRIATEIVDDFLSNGQAIKYGCKIFLQFTVEKKLLEDGNFNNYLNYVNSYEEFVQSWIHRHLLDYYNKTSGLEVLEREILSTVVKKVRGVLEHAKDIKPNSVSAFLDYFCKXISKDSLVGILFKNTAMAQQFSADIQTFLPDLEQQILSEFKELELESKLSNLPLKPQDEMFKQVSGFAEASIP; the protein is encoded by the exons AGCGAAGAACACTTCAGGGCATCCTGTTCAAGTTGAAACTGAAGAAGTACAGAAGCAGGAAGCTCACATTATGTGACCTCCAGGAAATCAGCCCAGAAAGTCTAAAGGACTGGACTGCTCAGACATTAGGGGATTTACCTTGGCATTTCCTGAGGAAGGTCATGGCTCTGAATGGGACGGCCAGAAACACAAGCCTTGGGCATGGGGAGCTTGAAGATG GCAGTCATGAGGATGAGGAGGAGCTGCATATTGATGACTATTTCTGTTTTAGTGACGCTGAGATGGAAGTTTCTCTGCACCCCATTGATGTTCTCTGTGCCGTTCTGCTTTGCTCAGACAATTTCCTACAGCAGGAGATTCTGTCCAAAATGTCCATGTGCCAGTTTGccctccctctgctgctaccTGCCCTCGACAGCCCCAAGTGCACCCTAATGCTGTGGGCCATGAGGGACATTGTGCGGAAGTGGAGGCCGCACTCCCTGGCAGagagcagagggttcagagaggagagcCTGGTGTTCACGTCAATGTCAACCATTTCCTTTGTACggatggggagctgcagcttctccaagtCCAAACTCCTCAATGAggttctcagcccctcccagcagcaccacGATTTCTTTGTCCATTGGGACATGGAGTCTGGGAACATCCCTCGGGAAATTGCAGATGGGCTGGTTGAGATATCCTGGTATTTTCCTAATGGGAGCAAGAGTTCAGATCTTTTCTCAGAACCCATTGCGGTTACAAACCTGCATGGAGACATTGAGTTGCACTGGCTGCAGTTCAACTTTTTAATGAAGATATCAACACTTATGTTCATATTTGTTGAAAGACTCAGTGAAAGGGAATATATTCTTTTATCGTCTCTGAAGGAAGCAGGCACAAACCTGTATTTTATGCTCGGTTCTGAGGCTGAGAAATCCAAGGACATGTTGGGCTTCCTTAAAAAGCTAGTTCTGGACCTGAAATTGAGGAAGTCACACCTGCTGTTCAAGCAGAGCACAACTAATCAGGCAGAGTTTGTAAAAAAGCTGCGAACCACCATTggaagaataacaacatttcctCATAGGCGCGTGACTATGGAAGACATGGCTGAGGCTTCCCGGGAACTAGGAATCCAGGTAGATGAGGACTGCAAAGAATGTCAGAGCTCCAGCAAGTGCGTTAAAGAAATCAGTGCAGAAATAAAAGACGTGGCAAAGTACAAGAGGGAAATGCTGAGACTGCAAGGGGATCTAGGGAAGACTGTGGCTAAAGTGGAAAAAGAGTTGTGTCGAATGAGAAAACCAAGGACAACCCACTTAGAGAAATATGAATCTGAGTTGAAAGAAAAATTGGTGGCATTACACCAAGAAAAGAATCAATGGGACCTTACTGATGGTTTGGTTCAATTTATCAATGGGATAGCGTGTTTGTCTCAAATGGAAAGATGTTATTTCCTGAAATGGTTGAAGCTTAGCCTGGATCACATTACAAGGGGGAATCTTGCTAGCTTAAAAGCAGAGTATAAAGAGAAATGTAAAACTTCAGGGAACAACCCACAAGAGCTAGCAGAACTCAGTAAACTAATCGCTGCCAGATCCTTAGGGTCTGAGCACTTCATGCGTGAGTTGGGGCAATTCTATGAGGCTGAACATTCAAGGgtgaaacaaagcaaaataacagaaagccaaaAACAATTCATCTGTCTCCCAGGCATAGCAGCTGACCTGATGCTGGAAGGGTTTCCAATGGAGCTGATCAATGGAGATGCCTCCAACATCCCACTGCAGTGGGTGACAGATGTTCTGACTGAGCTCCATGCCAAGCTGGGGGGAAGGTCCAGAATGCTGGTTCTGACGGTGCTGGGAGTGCAGAGCACTGGGAAATCCACCCTCCTCAACACCATGTTCGGCCTGCAGTTTTCAGTGAGCAGTGGCCGACGTACGCGAGGAGCCTTCATGTCACTCATTCAAGTGGCAGAGAACTTTCAGCAGGACCTGGGCTGTGACTTCATCCTGGTGATAGACACAGAAGGCCTGAAAGCTCCAGAACTGGCCAGGCTGGAGGATAGTTATGAACATGACAATGAGATGGCCACACTGGTGGTTGGACTGAGTGACATAACCATGGTTAACATGGCCATGGAGAACGCTACCAAAATGAAGGATGTTCTGCAAATTGTGGTCCATGCATTTCTCAGAATGGAGGAAATTGGACACAAACCCAACTACCAGTTTGTGCATCAGAACGTCAGTGACGTGTCTGCGCATGAACAAAACGTGAGGGACAGGAAACACCTCCTGGAGCAGCTGGATGAAATGACCAAAGCTGCAGTGAGGATGGAGAAGCAAATCAAGGCAATGGCAATTTCAGATATTATGGACTATGATCCAGAGAAACACAACTGGTACATCCCTGGCCTGTGGCATGGAGTCCCTCCCGTGGCTCCAGTGAACATAGGATACAGTGAGAGCATGTGTGAGTTAAAGAATTACCTATTTGAATTTACAAAATCTTGCTCTGCTAAAAGATCCCTTAAGGACATTTCCCAGTTAATTGAAAGGCTGAGAAGCCTGTGGAACACTATAAAACACGAACATTTCAGTTTTAGCTTCAAAAGCAGCCTTGTAGATGAAGTCTATAACCAGCTGTCTATGAATTATGCAGAGTGGGAATGGGGTTTCCGCAAGGAGATGCATCTGTGGGTATCTGAAAAAGAAACTTTCATTCTCAACCAGCCAGTAGCAGACCTAAATTTCTCTGTCTTTAAAAACATAGCACTGGAAAAACTGCAGTGTGGTGAGCAAAAGATCATGGACTGCTTACAACAATATTTTGCAAGGAAGGCCTCAGACCTGCACGTAATGGAAAAGTACAAAGAAGATTTTATAAGGAGCACTAAAACACTCAAGAATGACCTTAAAACCCACGTGTTCAGCAAATGCGAAGAAGCCATTCTTATTCAAATAGGCAGGCTGAAGTCACACAACATCCAGATTAACTACATGAAAATAATTGAAGGGGAAATTGATCAGTTATTGGCAAACTGCAGGAGGAGCACAAAGCAACTAGATGACAAGAAACTGGAGTCTAAATTTGAAACAGTATGTCACGAAACATCACTCTGTCCTCTACAGAACTGTCAAGTTGATGGAAATATGGAGGCCCAGTTGAGAAATGACCTGATGAATCAAAGGATTGCCATCCCAGAGGTGCTACAAGGAGCAGGAAGCCTGAAGGATTACAGAATGAACTCCTTCAAGATGAAATCTAAGTATTTGGAAAAATGGCTGATTCGTAGAGCAGGGTTACACAAAGATAGTTACCTTCAAAAAGCAAAAGACATTGCTAAATCCTTGATGGATCAGTGCCAAGATTACATTAAAGAAAAGGTCATTTCCAAAACAGACTACGACAAAGCCTACTGCAGGGAATTGCTGTGTATGATCAATGAGAGGCTCCAAGAGGCAGATGTTTGGAAATGTTATACTAATGCATTCTTCGAAGTTGACCTGAAGCTTCACATTCTGGGGGAAGCGGCTCATGAGTTTCGGAAGATGCACGAAGTATTTATCCAGGAAAACAATCCCCAAAAACATCTGGAAAAATTTGAACCTGAGTACCTCTCCCAATTTAAAGATCTTTATTTAGGGAAGGATTCCTGCCAAAAGAGGGTCAGGGATTTCTGTGAACATTGTCTCAAACCTGCCCTGGTGGACTACGTTAAGAAAAGAATTGCAACAGAAATAGTGGATGACTTCCTCAGCAATGGACAGGCCATTAAATATGGCTGCAAGATCTTTTTGCAGTTTACCGTGGAGAAGAAGCTCCTGGAAGATGGGAACTTCAACAACTATCTGAATTACGTTAACAGCTATGAAGAGTTTGTCCAAAGCTGGATCCACAGACACTTGTTAGATTACTATAACAAGACCAGTGGCTTGGAAGTCCTGGAAAGAGAGATTCTATCCACAGTAGTAAAAAAAGTGAGAGGAGTTCTGGAACATGCCAAGGACATAAAGCCTAACTCGGTCTCTGCTTTCTTAGATTACTTTTGCA GCATTTCCAAGGACAGCTTAGTGGGGATACTGTTCAAAAACACAGCAATGGCCCAGCAATTTTCTGCAGACATTCAAACCTTCCTGCCTGACCTGGAACAGCAAATCTTATCTGAATTtaaggagctggagctggagtcaAAACTCTCCAACCTGCCATTGAAGCCTCAGGATGAGATGTTCAAGCAAGTTTCTGGATTTGCAGAAGCCTCCATTCCCTGA